A stretch of the Medicago truncatula cultivar Jemalong A17 chromosome 5, MtrunA17r5.0-ANR, whole genome shotgun sequence genome encodes the following:
- the LOC11415684 gene encoding uncharacterized protein isoform X1, producing MASNCSRKCFQIASSSSKTLLSRRSSSSSNSCKFNSSASSSSSSFQASPQKRLLSYSIRFPVQLAGTQVSLTPLHSVTASALFTSLLSLHNNTWGVLSEGFATPL from the exons ATGGCGTCGAACTGTAGTCGGAAATGTTTCCAAATagcttcatcttcttctaaaACCCTATTATCTCGtcgatcttcttcttcttcaaactcCTGTAAATTCAATTcctctgcttcttcttcttcttcttcttttcaagcTTCCCCACAAAAACGCTTACTCTCCTACTCCATAAG GTTTCCGGTGCAATTGGCTGGTACACAGGTCTCATTGACGCCGTTGCATAGTGTCACTGCTTCTGCATTGTTCACTTCTCTGCTGTCTTTGCATAATAACACCTGGGGTGTTCTTTCTGAAG GTTTTGCAACACCTTTATAA
- the LOC11415684 gene encoding uncharacterized protein isoform X2: protein MASNCSRKCFQIASSSSKTLLSRRSSSSSNSCKFNSSASSSSSSFQASPQKRLLSYSIRFPVQLAGTQVSLTPLHSVTASALFTSLLSLHNNTWGVLSEADVT, encoded by the exons ATGGCGTCGAACTGTAGTCGGAAATGTTTCCAAATagcttcatcttcttctaaaACCCTATTATCTCGtcgatcttcttcttcttcaaactcCTGTAAATTCAATTcctctgcttcttcttcttcttcttcttttcaagcTTCCCCACAAAAACGCTTACTCTCCTACTCCATAAG GTTTCCGGTGCAATTGGCTGGTACACAGGTCTCATTGACGCCGTTGCATAGTGTCACTGCTTCTGCATTGTTCACTTCTCTGCTGTCTTTGCATAATAACACCTGGGGTGTTCTTTCTGAAG CGGATGTGACTTAA